One genomic segment of Balaenoptera musculus isolate JJ_BM4_2016_0621 chromosome 11, mBalMus1.pri.v3, whole genome shotgun sequence includes these proteins:
- the PI16 gene encoding peptidase inhibitor 16 isoform X2, whose product MHNFRSLLALLLLPLLLLGAAMGPAGALSDDEKHVMVELHNLYRAQVSPPAANMLQMRWDEELAAFAKAYAQQCVWGHNKERGRRGENLFAITDEGLDVPLAMEEWHHEREHYNLSATTCATGQMCGHYTQVVWAKTERIGCGAHFCEKLQGVEETNIHLLVCNYEPPGNVKGQRPYQEGTPCSQCPLGYHCENSLCEPIRGPEEAQDLPYLVTEAPSSLATEASGSRKEGITSSLATETPSFLVTEVSGSLATNALPAVETKAPSSLVTEDSPSMATEAPLSLATEVPSFLATHSLLYLDERPATLPKSTHDPTPKSADKEASSTRMPSRSPESSLQPKMSLTGTWEPLPNSQEEGEAEAESPHSSEILASVFPAQDKPGAEGPEKHGIKSGLNSSPGHVWGLLLGLLLLPPLVLAGIF is encoded by the exons ATGCACAACTTCCGCAGCCTCCTGGCCCttctgctgctgccgctgctacTGCTGGGGGCTGCCATGGGCCCCGCCGGAGCCCTCAGTGATGATGAAAAGCACGTGATGGTGGAGCTGCACAATCTCTACCGAGCCCAGGTGTCCCCGCCGGCCGCCAACATGCTGCAAATG AGGTGGGACGAGGAGCTGGCCGCCTTCGCCAAGGCCTATGCGCAGCAGTGCGTGTGGGGCCACAACAAGGAGCGCGGGCGGCGCGGCGAGAACCTGTTCGCCATCACGGACGAGGGCCTGGACGTGCCGCTGGCCATGGAGGAGTGGCACCACGAGCGCGAGCACTACAACCTCAGCGCCACCACCTGCGCCACAGGCCAGATGTGCGGCCACTACACGCAG GTGGTCTGGGCCAAAACAGAGAGGATTGGCTGTGGTGCCCACTTCTGTGAGAAGCTCCAGGGCGTTGAGGAGACCAATATCCACTTGCTGGTTTGCAACTATGAGCCCCC GGGGAACGTGAAGGGGCAGAGGCCCTACCAGGAGggaactccatgctcccaatgtcCCTTGGGCTACCACTGCGAAAACTCCCTGTGTG AACCCATCAGAGGCCCAGAAGAGGCTCAGGATTTGCCTTATCTAGTAACTGAGGCCCCATCTTCCCTGGCAACAGAAGCCTCAGGCTCTAGGAAAGAGGGTATCACTTCTTCCTTAGCAACGGAAACTCCATCCTTCTTGGTAACAGAGGTCTCAGGCTCCCTGGCAACAAATGCTCTACCTGCTGTAGAAACCAAGGCCCCATCTTCCTTAGTAACGGAAGACTCCCCTTCCATGGCAACAGAGGCTCCACTTTCCTTAGCAACTGAGGTCCCTTCCTTTTTGGCAACTCACAGCCTACTCTACTTGGATGAGAGACCAGCTACCCTCCCCAAATCAACCCATGATCCTACCCCCAAATCAGCAGACAAAGAGGCCAGCAGTACAAGAATGCCCTCCAGGAGCCCAGAGAGTTCTCTGCAGCCCAAGATGTCCTTGACGGGGACATGGGAGCCGCTACCCAACTCCCAGGAGGAGGGCGAGGCTGAGGCCGAGTCGCCTCATTCCAGTGAGAtcttggcctcagtttttccaGCGCAGGACAAGCCAG GTGCAGAGGGCCCTGAAAAGCATGGCATCAAGTCAGGGTTGAACTCGAGCCCTGGGCACGTCTGGGGCCTCCTCCTGGGACTGCTGCTACTGCCTCCCCTGGTGCTGGCTGGAATCTTCTGA
- the PI16 gene encoding peptidase inhibitor 16 isoform X1, translating into MHNFRSLLALLLLPLLLLGAAMGPAGALSDDEKHVMVELHNLYRAQVSPPAANMLQMRWDEELAAFAKAYAQQCVWGHNKERGRRGENLFAITDEGLDVPLAMEEWHHEREHYNLSATTCATGQMCGHYTQVVWAKTERIGCGAHFCEKLQGVEETNIHLLVCNYEPPGNVKGQRPYQEGTPCSQCPLGYHCENSLCEPIRGPEEAQDLPYLVTEAPSSLATEASGSRKEGITSSLATETPSFLVTEVSGSLATNALPAVETKAPSSLVTEDSPSMATEAPLSLATEVPSFLATHSLLYLDERPATLPKSTHDPTPKSADKEASSTRMPSRSPESSLQPKMSLTGTWEPLPNSQEEGEAEAESPHSSEILASVFPAQDKPGEPQATLEHKGHTSSKSLSNSPSASATANAMGGRTLALQSSLPGAEGPEKHGIKSGLNSSPGHVWGLLLGLLLLPPLVLAGIF; encoded by the exons ATGCACAACTTCCGCAGCCTCCTGGCCCttctgctgctgccgctgctacTGCTGGGGGCTGCCATGGGCCCCGCCGGAGCCCTCAGTGATGATGAAAAGCACGTGATGGTGGAGCTGCACAATCTCTACCGAGCCCAGGTGTCCCCGCCGGCCGCCAACATGCTGCAAATG AGGTGGGACGAGGAGCTGGCCGCCTTCGCCAAGGCCTATGCGCAGCAGTGCGTGTGGGGCCACAACAAGGAGCGCGGGCGGCGCGGCGAGAACCTGTTCGCCATCACGGACGAGGGCCTGGACGTGCCGCTGGCCATGGAGGAGTGGCACCACGAGCGCGAGCACTACAACCTCAGCGCCACCACCTGCGCCACAGGCCAGATGTGCGGCCACTACACGCAG GTGGTCTGGGCCAAAACAGAGAGGATTGGCTGTGGTGCCCACTTCTGTGAGAAGCTCCAGGGCGTTGAGGAGACCAATATCCACTTGCTGGTTTGCAACTATGAGCCCCC GGGGAACGTGAAGGGGCAGAGGCCCTACCAGGAGggaactccatgctcccaatgtcCCTTGGGCTACCACTGCGAAAACTCCCTGTGTG AACCCATCAGAGGCCCAGAAGAGGCTCAGGATTTGCCTTATCTAGTAACTGAGGCCCCATCTTCCCTGGCAACAGAAGCCTCAGGCTCTAGGAAAGAGGGTATCACTTCTTCCTTAGCAACGGAAACTCCATCCTTCTTGGTAACAGAGGTCTCAGGCTCCCTGGCAACAAATGCTCTACCTGCTGTAGAAACCAAGGCCCCATCTTCCTTAGTAACGGAAGACTCCCCTTCCATGGCAACAGAGGCTCCACTTTCCTTAGCAACTGAGGTCCCTTCCTTTTTGGCAACTCACAGCCTACTCTACTTGGATGAGAGACCAGCTACCCTCCCCAAATCAACCCATGATCCTACCCCCAAATCAGCAGACAAAGAGGCCAGCAGTACAAGAATGCCCTCCAGGAGCCCAGAGAGTTCTCTGCAGCCCAAGATGTCCTTGACGGGGACATGGGAGCCGCTACCCAACTCCCAGGAGGAGGGCGAGGCTGAGGCCGAGTCGCCTCATTCCAGTGAGAtcttggcctcagtttttccaGCGCAGGACAAGCCAGGTGAGCCGCAGGCCACACTGGAGCACAAGGGGCACACCTCCTCCAAGTCCCTGTCCAACTCCCCCAGTGCCTCTGCCACCGCTAATGCCATGGGTGGGCGTACCCTGGCCCTGCAGTCTTCCTTGCCAG GTGCAGAGGGCCCTGAAAAGCATGGCATCAAGTCAGGGTTGAACTCGAGCCCTGGGCACGTCTGGGGCCTCCTCCTGGGACTGCTGCTACTGCCTCCCCTGGTGCTGGCTGGAATCTTCTGA